Below is a genomic region from Euwallacea similis isolate ESF13 chromosome 32, ESF131.1, whole genome shotgun sequence.
CAAGTCAGCGCTCTTACGTATAACGTATTGTCACTTCATTATCACAGCTACTCAAATAATGTCAGTGCACATCATTGTACGAAAGATTggtctttattttttttgcgagAATGACAAATGGCATCATATGAATAACATTGTGTAGTCTATAAATGGCAATGTTAGTAACGCAACCTTAATGTATAACAATTATCTGTGGATTTGCATCTCTACTAAAATCGTTTGAGATTTTGTAGTATTGACGACGTATCATGGAAATTGTAGGATGGATAGTTATACTACCTTGATGTCTTAAAAACGTCTTTTTGGTTTTAACTGTGGATAATTGCAAATAAAGGTATAAGAGTATCTAACTACTATGTGGGCTGTTATACCCCACACCCCAAAATACCACATTTGGCACCTATTACCAactcaaattttccaaatcccCAGGTACCTATCTAGCCCCCAATCACCGCCAAAGACCCATCGCACTTATATTTTCGTCTCACCCAAACCAtcggaaaaacttttaagcaaagACATCAAAAACCATCTCAAATCCCCAGGTACCCACCTgaggaaaattaaagaaatttattccgaattttttttaaattccctcAACAAAGTTACTTTGCACAACATATGACGAGTGGGGGGAAGACGTTTAGGtgcatattttgttaatatggCCTCGAAGAATGCAAAAACCaaactatattttaaatgaaaatttttataataaaatatgcgtcaaaatgattttaaagaattaCGTACTTACTTGGTAAATTAACAGCGGAAAGTATTGATTGCATCGTGCATAACATTACAAAAATGATTGCAAATGAGTGTTACTTTaaactttcaattaaaaaaaatcgaaagagaagctataattaaatttatatcaatgaaCCAAATAAGCGTttacaaaaatccaaaaaagtATCCATCATTGTTTTCTTCCGATaagtgatttttcaaaagtatattgttacttttaaaaaacaaccaaaagattgaaattattatttcttgaaaatgagtaaaaaaaacattttatataaatttttattgttaaagtaACTACACGACATATATATTCTAATCAGATCTCTGATTCACTGCTGCTgctgcaaaaaatgtaataattagtacaacataatttaattaaggtAAATTGCTGATAAAGTTTTTTACCTTAGGGCATTAATATCTACTCTGAATCGATCCTGTTCTTCCTCATCCTTGAAATGGAACACTACTGCACCGctgttatttttcaatatgagttccaccgttTTATTGTAGCGTCTAtagttttggatatttttgaaCTGAATGTATTTCGGTTCGTCACCATCATAATAATCGATGTGTAAAACCTTCAAATCTTTAACTACTACTATGTGTACTTCTTTCAATGGCTCATCTAAATATTTCACAACAACATTTTTGTGTATACCCTctatagtttttttctttcgcAATGGACGTTGcctaaatcaaaaacaatgttttaagATAAAGCGAATCTGGCAAACATgttttatgcaaatatttGCGAAAAACCGGCGTTTATAGTTGAGATAAGAGTATGTTTAAACACATAATAGTGCAATTCATAAATTATGGTCAATCGAAAGCATTTAATATACGGTCTTCGTCCTAGTAGGGCTTGGTCTTGGACGAAGCCCGTATATAAATAAACGTGTTATCTTTCTTcacacttaaaataaaataaaacgtaattAATATTCTTACCTGAGACGAATAATCAAATTGTCCATGAAAATTCGCAAAGCAGAGTAATGCAAAACTGAACGGTAGATTGATGACCCTTAGTAGATAGCGACGAACAGCTGTTTGCTagttttttctgtttcacaTGTGCATGCGCGTGATACAGTTTGATATTCTATTAAAGGTCGTAACGCTAAACACAACTTACGGCGGATAGATGGCGCATgtagtattttattaaattaatcttctaaaaatgaaacttctttGTTGCTAAATTAACTatgaatacatttaaaattcttagttCTTCCTTTTATTGTGCATATTTGATGCTTAGTTACATGCAAGCACATTTGtggtttggtttttaaatttttaattatttcctcaacttgttttttggttaaattaccattttgatatttatcatttaaattgtatataaatttgtcaGGTGCCTGTTCATTTTCTGATTGATTATTCGTATTTGTAACCTTCTGACTGTTTTAATAGTCTCAATTGCTCACTTTGTTCGCTTTTCATGATCTCTTCGTTACTGTTAATTATAGTATCAGATGTTTTAGCATGCGAAGGAAGCCTCTGGCTTCCGTTTCATTATAATCACACTGTGTTTGCGCTTTAGTATACGAGCGTAGTCGAATATTATGCCCTAATAGGATGCCTTCAGCATCCGTACTAGTATTAATACGCATTTGCTGCATATGAGTAGTAGCGTTTTTAAGTTCCTCTTTCAACTTAGTTACAGGATCTTTTAGTCCATGTTTATTCATCATATATTCATATATcgatttaatttgattataaattcGCAACACATTCGCTCTAGAAGTATTATATTTACgtcctattttttttatagaacacTTTTCGTACTCAACTagttcgtaaatttttaatttttgttcaggattaattttaatatttatttattaatattaaaataaaatctttatacGGGCGCAAAGCACCCTAATAGGATGCTTCCGACATCCATATAACATTAACAAAATACTGACGGTATAATCGTGTAACGTAAGTGTAACACTAATATACTTAACAGATTAAACTCACttcaaaacattaaatttcctcttttagCTTTAGTATTTTGTGGcaccaatttaaaaagcatGTAAACAAAGATACACGAAACAAAACTGTCCCGGCACCCAAGGTCGAATCgaatttgcaaaatgaaattcatttataaattttcgatttcaatTGTGAATCGCAGAATAAAACCGGAACGTTTTTTCTCATGCATTTTAGGTTCCGTATAGGTTCGCTCTTGGAGCGAACCGTTACATTCAGTTGCCTACATTAgagaaacaattttctaacaaaagaTACACCTAAACGTTTTCCTTCCACTCGTCACATGTTGTGCAAAGTgacttttttggggaaataaaaaaaaatttctttaattttccccaGGTGAGTACCTGGGGATTTGAGAGGGTTTTTGATGTctttgcttaaaagtttttccgaTGGTTTGGGTGAGACGAAAATATAAGTGCGATGGGTTTTTGGCGGTGATTGGGGgctaggtaggtacctggggatttggaaaatttgagtTGGTAATAGGTGCCAAATGTGGTATTTTGGGGTGTGAGGTATAACAGCCCACCTAGTAGTTATCTACTTgtaattgtatttaatttttttttgtgtaattgtCCAAACTTTTTGTCAAAGTGACATTGTTAACGCTGTGGATtgcaaactttttttctagttACGTCTCCGAGATTTCGTGGCTTTTTACTTGTAGCACTTTCACTATATGGGTTTGCATtgaattaattcccctttggGATTAAAAATGGGGACTAAAAGCcctatagattttttttactatactATCACttgaatatattaataattaaattattattttatcacttttattaaaaattgattataaataaatcaagtCTTAATCCTTATTTTCATTAATCCACTCAATGTAAGATGACACTCTGGTAAAAGCGGGTGGCCACCCCACTTCGCACCCGGCTGAAGTTCCAAACGACGTTATCCCTACCTGAAAAGGTGAGACTGCCGAATacaactcaaaataaaaatttaagagtCTCATTACCTGCACTCCATCTACAATCAAGGGCCCACCAGAATCCCCCCTGCAAGTGCTCTTCTTCTCCTCCCCAGACATGCATATGTTCGTCGCAACGACGTGCCCCATGTAAGCCAATCTACAGGCCAAATTGCTGATTATTCTATTAGTTGTTTCTCTTAGTACTGGAGAAGCTGAAGTATGGTCATCTCCTGGAAGACCCCAACCTATGACCAAACCCTCTTCTCCTGAATAATTAATGGAAGGATCCGATGCCAGGGGGATGAATTTGACAGTTTCTATAGCACCCATAGTGGTGAAAATCTGAATTGTGAAggtggaatttttaatttaccagTCTCTTGAATAGTTTCAAACAAATGTATCAGACCAATGTCGTTTTGTAGGGTGGAAGGGTTCCAATCAGGATGCAAGGTGAAAAGGTGCCCTAAGACCGCTTCGATGTCTTCTTCTTTGCTTGGAGGCATATTATGAGCTCCAATGTATATGACAATAGGGTTTCCATTAGATCTAGAGTGCaaatattaagtatttattgtAGATATTTGATATTACAATATCCCTTTAAACTTACAGGTAGAGGCAGTGAGCAGCGGTCAAGATGGTTTTGGAGCTTATGAGTGTGCCTCCGCAGAAACTAGAGCCGGTTGAGGTTGTTACATAAATTCCtacctgaaatattttaattgtctcaaggtttttacaatttaaacaTCCTcgatttttacattattagcCAATTCCACAGAAACGATGTAACTAACGTTGCtaataatgcaatttataAAGTGACATTACTAGTAGGTAATTTAAGTATTTACCGAGACTAGATTTCCTTGATACTGGGGAGTAGCAAAATTCACAGAGTTATGTGAAAAGACGTGACGAAAAAAAATGACGTCAAACAATCGCGTCACTTTAACGTTATTTCTTAGGGATTTGCTTCTGTCTGtgaatgacgtcaaaatgacgtaGTAAGCACGATATAAAGCAGCAGTGTTACGTATAACCAAGGCACCGGGAATAACTGATGAGAATAAGACGAGATTAGTAATGTTGATTGAACGATTGTTTAGTTATGACAACTTGAAGCCATTAACGGTAAATTAGTTCTTGATTCTTTATTAATTGAGTTAACTAATAAGTAGGTGCTAAGGGGGATTGGTATAATCCCCCTAGATTAACGTCAAAATgagttattatttatattactgCATAGTTACACATCACCTCGACTTCATATGGGGATGCTATTTGAGTGATTAGCATTTAGCTAAAGTTCACAGATATTGTGATCTCAGTAAAGTAATTATTGTTAACCAAATGTCAATACGGCTATTTATTCATACCAAATTCGATCTGTTTTGGAAAACAGCGAATCCATCGATAATCACTTCAAAATAACGTTATAGGAAGACTAATTAGTTAAGTCACGTTTATAACGTATCCCGTCAGATTAACGTTAATATGACGTTGTTGCTAACAATATGAATTGCAGAAAGGTTCACTAGGTCCATTTTAACGTTATTAGCAAAGTATTTGCTCCTTACTTAAACTTAAGTCTATTGTGTTCGCTGATAGTTATTTCTCAGGAAGTTGTTAAAGCATAGTTGTCTGTTTCAtagtatttttcaataatatctATATAGAACTTCCAGATATCAATAAGTATCTAATATATCGCCGGGGCTGACGCCAAATTACGTGATCTACCAAAATtctattttgcaaaaatgagCAGCTACTGCACTTTCACGTCACTCCACGTacaaaattgaacttttcatttaattttgtttatcacAAGTATTTTTCTGTAATATACTAACTTACCTGGTAAGGTCTGGAATTGGGTTCAGACTCCCATCCACCTCCACCAATGCGCAATCCGGAATCGTTGTAATTCTGGAAAAAGGCCGTATCGAAAATGTTCCCGTATCTCGGGTCTAGTTCCATGTGGCCAGGTTTAGcgtttttgacaattttgtcTATCCATTCCTGAGAAACACCAGCGAAAACCAAATGTatagttaaaagaaaaattgaacaccCCGTAAATTTGTCCATTTTCCCAACCAAGTCTCTTCAGACAAATAGTGATTTTTTCTGTCGTTAAAAGCTTTTATAAGTTTACTTAATATCAGCTTAAAGGTTTAACGAATCGGTCGTATAAGAATTTATCTtagaatgttttatttatggcaGAAAAGGACAATAATCCTGAAACAGGGGCATTTttgtaatgtttaaatttccttgaaaatttttattttgataaagcGACTTTTAATCTATGAGTGATTGTGttagataaacatttttttagataaagcAAACAGTTATTTTAAAGCTCTGGTTTATTAATGGGTATCCTCAAACGGCTATATTTGTATAACAATCGCATATAAAAGCTGTAGCTATTACCGTCATCGAATCATTCAGCTTCAACACGTACCTTGCAATATTGTGATTCCTAAACTATCTCAGTCAGCTGACTGCAGTCTGGACTAGAATAATTCCATGCCAGACCTACTATGGAAGCTAACCGATCTTTTAGCCCCTTTCATCCTCTAAGAACCCTTacattagtattttttgtaatttttggtttaagcgttcagaaaatctaattttaaggACATTTTGGGTTATAtggaaaaaaaagattttttttaaatcttaggACTTGTCTCTGGGTTAAACATAGTGGGCGGCCAATTTTCCACCTAAATCCGGCAGGATTTCAGCAGGTTTATAGTGCACGCTTGCGCCCTTCGTCACCCGGCGTTACGGTTCAATACCATTATCGTAGGTTTTTCCTCAAATAAATTCATTCCCACTTCCCTGAGCTTTCAATTTCAGTATGTGTGTCCATCCAGATTTTCTGGAAGCATTCCCGTattgaaatgtaaattaaacATGTACAggggacgtttttttttatatggatTTCTATGGGAATACGTAAGGATAATAGATAGATGAAATTTCATAGCACATTCTCAGGTTCGattttggataaaaaatttaagatagCATCGTTTCACGGCTAACTTGATCcatttcgatatacagggcgatttggaaatttgataaattgtgGAACTCGGTTacctttttagttttaaaaaaagcaaaaatgctATCCAGAATATTTTGTAACGTAAAATTCAACTTCGTTACTCCTTTTATATCGTATGCTTTAGCTacaatatataaaatagtACAAGTCCAAAAAAAGACACTCCGGCCGTGCAGGcacgacaaaaaaaaacatcggCCATAATCTATGAGGGTAATATCTGGAGATCGTGCTGGCCAATGCACTGGTGCATTTACCTATCATTCGATGCATTTGTAGGGATATTTTTGACGCAGCCACATtctagaattttttgaaaagtgaGGAGATGCACCATCATGCTTGAATCACATACGTTGTCTTGCCGAGAGGAGAATCTCATCTAAAACTTCATTGAAATAAATCTGGAGAAagttccaataattttttaattacattactGATAGAATAGGTCGTGGTAGGCCTATTCTGTCTGACTGAAATAAATTCCCCAATTTAACATCTGACTGAGAAAATGTTCCTTTTCGAAATTGCCTCTATCAGTGCCGATTAATTTAACGCTTTAATTAACacggttttattaattacgaACATCTGAGCGGCCCTCGGGGGAAATGTAGGTAACTTAGACGATACCGCGTCGTAACTTAGTGAGGTGTAGGGGtcgttaataattttattagaaagttGTTTAGTATCACAGTTTTATAACCGCTATAAAACCAAAGCCCGAAAGGGGTGGACTTGAACTCCCTCTTTCAAAGTGTATCAAAAGACAGTAACCTGTGCCGAAAAAGGGGCCCGTCGCGTGTTAATGACATGCAGGGTTACCCGGTAATTGCCACCCTTTCGGACATAGTCGAATTTCGTACCCAGAAACAGTGTGCCCCACATCCGGCCAGCCGGAGACGCGCTGTTGCCTTGTGGAGCATCCATCCCCTAACACCCCGAAATGTTTTTCAAGCcgaatttaaacattaaaacttATAAACGATTTACACATTGAACCCCATAACACCCCTCAAAGTGCTATgtaggtaaatatttaaacttgttTACGTTCGATACCTTCAGAACTTTCACCCTTGTTGAAAGGTGCTGCACATATGGCTTAATTTGATCGTGTTTATGAACTGTGAAGAGAAGGTGAGTGGTGCAATGttgataaaaacgttttatgaGGGATTTAGAAATGTTTCGAATTTGAACGACTTAGggaatattaatataaatataaatagaaaaaatatgaatttaaactTCCAAAAATTGTCTTACACCAGTCTTCCTTTGCATTGCTCATGTACTAAATAATAACGATCTATTTGACAGCGCGCACCAATCAAATAGATCATTATTCATAACGGACATGATTCATTAAAGCGAAAAAGAAATGCATTATAGCTATTAGTCCGTTTTTATTATACACACGAATGGTGTCGTAATGGGCTGCTAAATATTCCGCGCACATCGTGCTTAGCTCGATGATAAAGGTGCAAGTCTGATGGCCTAATTGGTCGCTTTTTTACGGTATTATTAAGTGGTAAGAATTCTTTAGCTAGCACTAAATTCAATAATGAAGAGCCATTTCGTATTTTATTGTGGTTTCGATTGGTCTGACTTGGTTTGCATTGATTGTGGACGCACCGGGATATAACGATTTCAATGTGTCAAATGAAAGACATTTCGGTAGCCATCTTGTTGCTTTTAAGTCAAGATTGTTCAAGTCAGACGCAAACTCGATTGATCTTCATCTGTCGAACAGACATTTgctattttgtttttcagatgttaattatatatatatatatatatatatatatatatatatatatatatatagcaAGTGTTATTCAAAGAGTAACAAGATGGCTGCCACGTGGCAGCTATTTTGTTGCTCTGGGTTAGTAACTATTATCCTAGACACAAGACAATCCAAAAGCCTCTATTTTCCCATTTGAAAATGATTGATAATTGTAACGCCACGTGGAGCTTTGTTTGAATTTATAGCTCTGCCTCTATAGACAAAGCATAATGATATGCATGTATTTAACAGCTGTCTGCactcattttttcaaatgtgatATCGATAGCTCTCACCGTCCATTTTGTTGCTCTTACATGCCGAATAAgtgagttaaaaaataagattataGAAGTAATAATTAGTATCCAAAGCTATCGATTTAACGCTTTTAGCCTCTCATTATTCTCGATCTGCTATTAAGGCTACCTATTGATTTTATGAAGCTATAAAAAGGCTTATTAAGCTAATGAAGGAAAGACTACAGACAGATATATATTCGGCAATATGAGGGATATGTGTttcgtatttaaattttctattaagaCCAATCTTGACAAATTGGAGAATGTTACACAATTGtacatttttaacttcaatGAAAGGATTGAAAGTTGTTGGACAAAACAAATGggacaaacatatttttgattgATTATAGGAGAGAGGTTTACGAAGTAGTATGTTTGTCGTTTGATTTGTTTAGCCGTTTATTCCAGTGTTTGTAGTCGGGTGTAGTGCCGGCAACATCGCTTCATCCCTTACGACCGGCGGCGTCGGCGACGCGTCAGCTGAGCGAACCTTCTTCTTTTGTGAGTTTTtcggttatttatttacattaattgaaatgttgaaattaacttaaaattttacgtttgtaataaaaatattatattaattaaaattgagaagGAAAAAACAAGAAGGTTGTTATACCAGTAGATCCATACAATATTTATGGAACTAGGAATTTGAAGGTAAGAAAAAGAAACCCATTGTCAaaggagttttcaataattttctatttccaatacctattctaatacttacagaccatacaaactattaataaatatcccttttttctaatgctatcaaaacttaattttggtaCCGtcctaaagaagttttttcataaagatcaTTGTTGTGCCTCAAGTTGTACTTGTCATTGGAGGTTATCTCgtgtgagttgcaagattagtgggattccaatacttttgtgtttaattaatgata
It encodes:
- the LOC136417997 gene encoding brachyurin, whose translation is MDKFTGCSIFLLTIHLVFAGVSQEWIDKIVKNAKPGHMELDPRYGNIFDTAFFQNYNDSGLRIGGGGWESEPNSRPYQVGIYVTTSTGSSFCGGTLISSKTILTAAHCLYLSNGNPIVIYIGAHNMPPSKEEDIEAVLGHLFTLHPDWNPSTLQNDIGLIHLFETIQETETVKFIPLASDPSINYSGEEGLVIGWGLPGDDHTSASPVLRETTNRIISNLACRLAYMGHVVATNICMSGEEKKSTCRGDSGGPLIVDGVQVGITSFGTSAGCEVGWPPAFTRVSSYIEWINENKD
- the LOC136418082 gene encoding uncharacterized protein: MDNLIIRLRQRPLRKKKTIEGIHKNVVVKYLDEPLKEVHIVVVKDLKVLHIDYYDGDEPKYIQFKNIQNYRRYNKTVELILKNNSGAVVFHFKDEEEQDRFRVDINALSSSSESEI